The sequence below is a genomic window from Streptomyces sp. NBC_00582.
GCCGCGCACCCCTCTTTCTTGCACACCCCCGCCGCAACTGCCCCGGAGGAGAACGAGCATGAGCCGCAGCGACGTCCTGGTCGACGCCGACTGGGTCGAGGCCAATCTCGACAACGCCGACATCGCCATCGTCGAGGTCGACGAGGACACGTCGGCCTACGAGAAGAACCACATCCGCAACGCCATCCGGATCGACTGGACCAAGGACCTCCAGGACCCGGTCCGCCGTGACTTCATCGACCAGGAGGGCTTCGAGAAGCTCCTCTCGGCGAAGGGCATCGGCAACGACACCCTGGTGATCCTCTACGGCGGCAACAACAACTGGTTCGCGTCGTACGCGTACTGGTACTTCAAGCTGTACGGCCACGAGAACGTCAAGCTTCTCGACGGCGGCCGCAAGAAGTGGGAGCTGGACGCCCGCGAGCTGGTCGAGGAGGTCCCGGTGCGCGCCGAGACCACCTACACCGCCAAGCCGCAGAACACGGCCATCCGTGCCTTCCGTGACGACGTCGTCGCCGCGATCGGCTCGCAGAACCTGGTCGACGTCCGCTCGCCCGACGAGTTCTCCGGCAAGCTGCTCGCCCCGGCCCACCTGCCGCAGGAGCAGTCGCAGCGTCCGGGTCACGTCCCGAGCGCCCGCAACATCCCGTGGTCGAAGAACGCCAACGACGACGGCACCTTCAAGTCGGACGACGAGCTCAAGGAGCTCTACGCCGAGGAGCAGGTCGACCTCGCCAAGGACACCATCGCCTACTGCCGTATCGGCGAGCGCTCGGCCCTGACCTGGTTCGTCCTGCACGAGCTGCTCGGTGTCGAGAACGTCAAGAACTACGACGGCTCCTGGACCGAGTACGGCTCCCTGGTCGGCGTGCCGATCGAGCTCGGCGCCAACAAGTAACCCACCCAGCCCGCAAACCCGACCGACCGGCCTTCCTTCCGTCCGGTCAGACCCCGATGGAGAAAGACATGTGTGGAGCGAAGGCCGGCGGCCCGGACGCCTCGACGATCAAGCCCGGTGAGACCACGATCCAGGGCCAGGTGACCCGCGACGGCGAGCCGGTGGTCGGATACGTCCGTCTGCTCGACTCGACCGGTGAGTTCACCGCGGAGGTCCCCACCTCCGCCACGGGCCAGTTCCGCTTCTACGCGGCCGAGGGCACCTGGACCGTCCGCGCCCTCGTTCCCGGCGCCACCGCCGACCGCACGGTCGTCGCCCAGCAGGGCGGGCTCGCGGAGGTCGCGATCGCGGTCTGATCCGCCGGTCTGATCCGCGGCCGTATCGCGGTCCGCAGCGCGGTCGGAGGACCGCTGGGCTCGGGCGGTCTGTGACGGACGCCTTCCACGGCCGAGGGCCGTACCCCGGGGCACTCCCGAGGTACGGCCCTCAGCCGTTTCCGGACCTACGCTGGAGGCATGTACGCACGCCGGCGTCACGTCTACTTCGCCATGATGGGCACCTGCATCGGCCTGTTCGTCCTGGCCTGGGGAGTGGTGCGCATCTGGTCGGTGCCCGCGGCGGTCGGCATGTGCCTGGTGGCCATGGTCATCCCACCGCTCGCCGCGATGGTCGCCAACCGGCGCGGCCCGGAGGACCGTTGGTGGGACGATCCGTCGGGCGACCCGAAGTCCGACGAGTGGTGGGACGAACTGGACGGCAAGAAGCGCCGCCCTTAGCCGTCAGCAGCCATCAGTAGCATCAGCAGGTATCAGTGGGCATCAGTAGACGAGGGCCTGGGTGTCGTCGGCCAGCGCCTCCTGGACGAACACCTGCGCGCCCGCGATCCGTACGCCGTCGAGGACGTCCTTCTCCGTGATGTCGCGCCGGGCCGCGCACTGCGTGCACAGCGTGAGTCGCCCGCCGGCCAGCACGGACTCGATCAGGTCGGGCAGCGGGGCGGCGTGCGGCAACTCGAACTCGGCCGCCCTGCCCGGCAGCGCGAACCACGCGGATTCCCCGGTCAGCCACAGCGACACCTCGACCCCACTGGCCACGGCCACCGCCGCGACCGTGAACGCCTGCGAGCACCGCTCGGGGGCATCGGCCCCCGCGGTCACCTTGATCACGAGCTTCTTCGCCATGCCCGAATCGTAATCAACTCCTTTACAACTACCTGTGCTGACCATGGGTCTCCTGTGAAGCGCTTACGGAAGGCGCGCTTCACGTTCTGAGGGGGACGTTGTGGGAGAACGCGTGGAGGGTGCGGTGCCCGACGGACCGCAGGTGCCCGCGCGGCGGCGAGGGCGTACGACGCTGCTGATCGCCGGGGCGGTGGTGCTCGGTCTGGTGGCCGGGACCTGCGCCGGCTACCTGATCCAGGCCGACCGGGAGCCGACGAAGCTGCCCTCGCTGTCGCAGCCGACGATGCCGCAGGCCAAGGGGCCCGCGCCGGAGCCGCTGTCGGCGGCGCGGGACCGTCAGGTGAGGACCGACGGCGACCTGCGCAAGCTGCTGCTGACGAAGCCGAAGGGCGCCAAGGACGGCGACTGGCTGGAGGGCCAGGACGGCTGGCTGGACCTGGCCGCCTACGCCGACTCCTACGAGAAGCCGGAGGAGATCTTCGGCGACCTCGTCGGCAACGAGTTCCGCCGGGTCGCCGTCACCGGCTGGGAAGAGGGCAGCGCGTACACGGTGGAGCTGCGGCTCGTGCAGTTCCGGCAGGAGGAGACGGTCGCGGCAGCCGACTACTGCGACAACGGCCAGTACTGGGCGGAGAAGGAGGGCTCCACCGACAGCTGGCCGATCGCCGGTACCGGTACGGGCATGGCGTACGTCCACCACAAGCCGAAGACCGAGGCCGGGTACCTGCCGCTCTACAGCGCGGAGGCGCACGCCTGGCGCGGTGACGTCGCCATGGAGATCTGGGTCTACGGGTCCAGGTCGATCTCCAAGAAGAAGATCATGGACCTGGCCGAGCGGCAGATGGAGCGGCTGTGAGCGAGCAGGAGTACGAGGCCGGGACGGCCGGGACGGCCGGCTCGGTGGGCCCCGTGGAACCGGTCGGCCCGGAACTGATCACGGCCCCTGTCGAGCCGGTCGACCCTGTCGCGCGGCGCAGGCGCCGGCGGCGGGCCGTGGCCGTCGCGGGTTCCCTGGTGCTGGCCGGGGCGCTGGTGGCGGGGGTCGGCCTCACGGTCGTCACCGTGCGGGACGCCGACCGGGACGCCGGGGCGCCGGTCTGGAAGTTCCCGAAGGAGACGCCGGACGCGGACCGGTCGCAGGGGCCGGGCGGGAGCGGCGGTGGACTCGCCGGGATGCTCGTCCCGTACGGCACGGAGGGGTTCACCCGGGGGCCGGACATCGGCGAGTTCGGGGCGGACGCCCAGCTCAGCGGGGCGCGGGCGGCCGGGTTGCGCAAGGAGGCGCTGAAGGATCTGCCGCGCTCGCAGCGCAAGCGGCTGGAGCAGCAGATCGACAAGCAGCGCATCAAGGGCATGGCGATGCGCAGCTACCTCAGCGAGGAGACCAGCGCCCTCGACACCAACGAGGGCGTCTACTCCGTCGGCATCACGCTGTCCCAGATGGACAACAAGGCGGCGGTGCGCGACATCGCGACCTTCCAGGGCGAGTTCCTCGACGCCCTCGACGTCTTCCGCAAGGGTCCGGCGATCAAGGGCCACAAGAACGCGAAGTGCTTCCTGCCGCCCAAGGACGCCGACTCCGACCTCGAGGGCATGTTCTGCTCGGCGTACGTCGGCGAGGTCCTCGTCAGCCTGACCGCCGAGGCCGTCAAACCACTCGACACCAAGGGAGTCGCCTTGCTCCTTGGCGAACAACTCGACCGCATCGCGGAACCGGGGGAGACGGTATGACCGACGACCAGACCCCAAGACCCCCGGCTTCGACCACCGCACCGGCGGAGACTGTGGAGAGCGCGGAGATCCCGGAGGCGGCGAAGATCGCCGGGTCGGCGGAGAGCGCGGAGATCCCGGAGGCGGCGAAGATCGCCGGGTCGGCGGAGAGCGCGGAGGCCGCGGCGCCCGGTGAGGCGGCGGAGAGCGCGGAGGCCGCGGCGCCCGGTGAGGCGGCGGACAGCGCGGAGGTCGCGGCGCCCGCGGAGACCATGGAGATCCTGGAGACGGTGGAGAGCCCTCAGATCGCGGAGGCGGCGGACATCGCGGCGCCCGGTGAGGCCGCGGAGGCGGCGGACAGCGCGGAGGCCGCGGCGCCCGTGGAGACCAAGGAGATCCGGGAGACGGTGGAGAGCGCGCAGATCTCGGAGGCGGCGGAGGCCGCGGCGCCGGGTGAGGCCGCGGTGTCGGCGGACATCGCGGCGCCCGGTGAGGCCGCGGAGGCGGCGGACAGCGCGGAGGCCGCGGCGCCCGTGGAGACCAAGGAGATCCG
It includes:
- a CDS encoding sulfurtransferase, with translation MSRSDVLVDADWVEANLDNADIAIVEVDEDTSAYEKNHIRNAIRIDWTKDLQDPVRRDFIDQEGFEKLLSAKGIGNDTLVILYGGNNNWFASYAYWYFKLYGHENVKLLDGGRKKWELDARELVEEVPVRAETTYTAKPQNTAIRAFRDDVVAAIGSQNLVDVRSPDEFSGKLLAPAHLPQEQSQRPGHVPSARNIPWSKNANDDGTFKSDDELKELYAEEQVDLAKDTIAYCRIGERSALTWFVLHELLGVENVKNYDGSWTEYGSLVGVPIELGANK
- a CDS encoding DUF1416 domain-containing protein, with the protein product MCGAKAGGPDASTIKPGETTIQGQVTRDGEPVVGYVRLLDSTGEFTAEVPTSATGQFRFYAAEGTWTVRALVPGATADRTVVAQQGGLAEVAIAV
- a CDS encoding DUF3099 domain-containing protein, coding for MYARRRHVYFAMMGTCIGLFVLAWGVVRIWSVPAAVGMCLVAMVIPPLAAMVANRRGPEDRWWDDPSGDPKSDEWWDELDGKKRRP
- a CDS encoding DsrE family protein — its product is MAKKLVIKVTAGADAPERCSQAFTVAAVAVASGVEVSLWLTGESAWFALPGRAAEFELPHAAPLPDLIESVLAGGRLTLCTQCAARRDITEKDVLDGVRIAGAQVFVQEALADDTQALVY